A region of Pyxidicoccus parkwaysis DNA encodes the following proteins:
- a CDS encoding family 16 glycosylhydrolase codes for MGKARRELKTDPARGLTVAGQSVYYSLGSPDWTNLTGGPYASSTYSYAPPPAGGGPNIELGTMNMANWGGEGAWYSAKMRLGVALGFGQYELSIKVGAGSGVTTTFYLSEFNQDQQQEIDFEFSGHCTPGAMPCGTQSVSTNVWWKGAQYVNTATPLWTGTPPNPLPDTTSGWGTSVYRYRIDWEPDLVTWSVDLTGTGNNYVVIRSQDMSTVGAYDESLCYAFISFWQGWTPDGSPFLNGADASGNCGASGGCYQAFYFQSLKFTPSANNQLVALVP; via the coding sequence ATGGGCAAAGCACGTCGCGAACTGAAGACCGACCCCGCTCGCGGGCTCACTGTCGCCGGGCAGAGCGTCTATTACAGCCTCGGCTCGCCGGACTGGACCAACCTGACGGGCGGGCCGTACGCGTCCTCGACCTACAGCTACGCGCCGCCGCCGGCCGGGGGTGGGCCGAACATCGAGCTGGGGACGATGAACATGGCGAACTGGGGCGGGGAGGGCGCCTGGTACTCGGCGAAGATGCGGCTCGGCGTCGCGCTCGGCTTTGGCCAGTACGAGCTGTCCATCAAGGTGGGCGCCGGGAGCGGAGTGACGACGACCTTCTACTTGAGCGAATTCAATCAGGACCAGCAGCAGGAGATCGACTTCGAGTTCTCCGGTCATTGCACTCCCGGGGCCATGCCGTGTGGCACGCAGAGCGTGTCCACCAACGTCTGGTGGAAGGGCGCGCAGTACGTGAACACCGCGACGCCGCTGTGGACCGGCACCCCGCCGAACCCGCTGCCCGACACGACCTCCGGCTGGGGCACGTCGGTGTACCGCTACCGCATCGACTGGGAGCCGGACCTGGTCACCTGGTCGGTCGACCTCACGGGCACGGGCAACAACTACGTCGTCATCCGGAGCCAGGACATGTCGACGGTCGGCGCTTACGACGAGTCGCTGTGCTATGCCTTCATCAGCTTCTGGCAGGGCTGGACGCCCGACGGCTCGCCGTTCTTGAACGGCGCCGACGCGTCCGGCAACTGCGGCGCCTCGGGCGGTTGCTATCAGGCGTTCTATTTCCAGTCCCTCAAGTTCACGCCCTCGGCGAACAACCAGCTCGTCGCGCTGGTTCCCTGA
- a CDS encoding ABC transporter permease has translation MGEIIRVAFDAVLANKLRSLLTMLGIVIGIAAVITMVALGEGAQRSVAQRLQTLGTNVLTVRPGQAFQGGLGRGQASMTIEDAEALRENPKHIGAVAPEIESRFQVEYGAGNANLSVVGTWPDYFSINQGKLVAGRLFTDAEDRGRRRVVVMGALAGAQLGLKDSTSLVGESIRIRGIPFEVIGVLAEKGAQGFSNPDESLYIPMATAQFRVMGSDRIRSIAVQAVDDKSMDDAMLEIDTTLRREHRLRPDAQADFNIRDQASLLTTMQETTQTFSLLLAGIAAISLLVGGIGIMNIMLVSVTERTREIGLRKALGATGMDIMLQFLVESLVLCLAGGTLGLLLGIGGAAVLQKVAGWTVVVAPEAIVVAIAFSASVGVFFGIWPARRAASLAPIESLRYE, from the coding sequence ATGGGAGAAATCATCCGGGTCGCGTTCGACGCGGTCCTCGCCAACAAGCTCCGCTCCCTGCTGACGATGCTGGGCATCGTCATCGGCATCGCCGCGGTCATCACCATGGTGGCACTGGGGGAAGGCGCGCAGCGCTCGGTGGCACAGCGGCTCCAGACGCTCGGCACCAACGTCCTCACGGTGCGCCCCGGCCAGGCCTTCCAGGGCGGCCTCGGCCGTGGCCAGGCCTCCATGACCATCGAGGATGCGGAGGCCCTGCGGGAGAACCCGAAGCACATCGGGGCTGTCGCGCCGGAAATCGAGTCGCGCTTCCAGGTGGAATACGGCGCCGGCAACGCGAACCTGTCCGTGGTGGGCACCTGGCCGGACTACTTCTCCATCAACCAGGGCAAGCTGGTGGCGGGGCGTCTGTTCACGGACGCGGAGGACCGGGGCCGCCGGCGCGTGGTGGTGATGGGCGCGCTCGCGGGAGCGCAGCTCGGCTTGAAGGACTCGACGTCACTGGTGGGAGAGTCCATCCGCATCCGGGGCATCCCGTTCGAAGTCATCGGAGTGCTGGCCGAGAAGGGGGCCCAGGGCTTCAGCAATCCGGACGAGAGCCTCTACATCCCCATGGCCACGGCGCAGTTCCGGGTGATGGGCAGCGACCGCATCCGCTCCATCGCGGTGCAGGCCGTGGATGACAAGTCCATGGACGACGCGATGCTCGAGATTGATACGACGCTCCGGCGCGAGCACCGGCTGCGGCCCGACGCGCAGGCGGATTTCAACATCCGCGACCAGGCCTCGCTGCTCACCACCATGCAGGAGACGACCCAAACGTTCTCCCTGCTGCTGGCAGGCATTGCGGCCATCTCCCTGCTGGTGGGAGGCATTGGCATCATGAACATCATGCTGGTGTCGGTGACGGAGCGGACGCGAGAGATTGGATTGCGCAAGGCATTGGGCGCCACGGGAATGGACATCATGCTCCAGTTCCTCGTGGAGTCCCTGGTGCTGTGTCTCGCGGGTGGAACGCTCGGGTTGCTGCTCGGCATTGGCGGCGCGGCGGTGCTGCAGAAGGTCGCGGGGTGGACCGTGGTTGTCGCGCCCGAGGCCATCGTCGTGGCCATCGCCTTCTCCGCGTCGGTGGGCGTGTTCTTCGGCATCTGGCCGGCACGTCGCGCCGCGAGCCTCGCTCCCATCGAGTCGCTGCGGTACGAGTGA
- a CDS encoding efflux RND transporter periplasmic adaptor subunit: MSKTKKWVITGAAALLLGAGGYAIKTRGAQPQAQEQSTSVAEVQRQDMEVVAEAAGLVEPLRVVEVKSKASGEVLRVLFDTGDKVEKDALLAEVDPRDVQNALAQAQADVESARVKLNTTEAQRVRLEELRKSGYVTQQEYESAVDASATARATKVRAETNLQLAKERSRDVTIRAPIAGTLLERTAQPGNIIASATSNVSGGTTLFKMADLSVMQVRAKVDETDVGQIKPGQKARVTMEAYPGRVFMGDVVKVEPQALVEQNVTLFPVIIRMDNAEGLLRPGMNAEVTVEISRRRDAVTVPNAAVASMKDARSAAAAVGVSEEAVRAVMRPPGGGAGAAGGATTTSATGGAAGVTGAAAGANTGAAGAMVGAGNAAAGAGGAQGPNAVPASGQGGWAGGRGGRGARDGRQATGDTRPGIVFVQGAKGTEPRRVVLGMSDWENSEVVSGLEPGEKVLLISVAQLKAQQQKSTERMRQMTGGMIPGAGGGAGPRGGGGAR; encoded by the coding sequence GTGAGCAAGACGAAGAAGTGGGTCATCACGGGCGCCGCGGCGCTCCTGCTCGGTGCGGGGGGCTACGCCATCAAGACGCGCGGTGCCCAGCCGCAGGCACAGGAGCAGTCCACGTCGGTGGCGGAGGTGCAGCGGCAGGACATGGAGGTGGTCGCCGAGGCCGCCGGCCTGGTGGAGCCCCTGCGCGTCGTCGAGGTGAAGTCGAAGGCCTCGGGCGAGGTGCTTCGCGTGCTCTTCGACACCGGTGACAAGGTGGAGAAGGACGCGCTGCTCGCGGAGGTGGACCCGCGCGACGTGCAGAACGCGCTGGCCCAGGCGCAGGCGGACGTGGAGTCCGCGCGGGTGAAGCTGAACACCACGGAGGCGCAGCGGGTGCGGCTGGAGGAGCTGCGCAAGTCCGGCTACGTGACGCAGCAGGAGTACGAGTCCGCGGTGGACGCGTCCGCGACGGCGCGGGCGACGAAGGTGCGGGCGGAGACGAACCTGCAGCTCGCGAAGGAGCGCAGCCGCGACGTCACGATTCGCGCGCCGATTGCCGGCACGCTGCTGGAGCGGACGGCGCAGCCCGGAAACATCATCGCCTCGGCGACCTCGAACGTGTCGGGCGGCACGACGCTGTTCAAGATGGCGGACCTGTCGGTGATGCAGGTGCGCGCCAAGGTGGACGAGACGGACGTGGGGCAGATCAAGCCCGGCCAGAAGGCGCGCGTGACGATGGAGGCCTACCCGGGCCGCGTCTTCATGGGCGACGTCGTCAAGGTGGAGCCGCAGGCGCTGGTGGAGCAGAACGTCACCCTCTTCCCGGTCATCATCCGGATGGACAACGCCGAGGGCCTGCTGCGGCCGGGGATGAACGCGGAGGTGACGGTCGAGATTTCGCGTCGGCGTGACGCGGTGACGGTGCCGAACGCGGCCGTGGCGAGCATGAAGGATGCGCGGTCCGCGGCGGCGGCGGTAGGCGTCTCCGAGGAGGCGGTGCGCGCGGTGATGCGTCCGCCGGGTGGAGGTGCGGGCGCGGCGGGCGGCGCGACGACCACCTCTGCCACGGGCGGCGCGGCTGGAGTCACCGGTGCGGCGGCGGGCGCGAACACGGGTGCAGCGGGAGCCATGGTGGGGGCCGGCAATGCGGCGGCGGGTGCTGGCGGCGCGCAGGGCCCCAACGCGGTGCCGGCTTCGGGCCAGGGTGGCTGGGCCGGAGGCCGGGGTGGCCGGGGTGCGCGAGACGGCCGTCAGGCCACGGGGGACACGCGGCCGGGCATCGTCTTCGTGCAGGGCGCGAAGGGCACGGAGCCCCGGCGCGTGGTGCTCGGCATGAGTGACTGGGAGAACTCGGAGGTGGTCAGCGGGCTGGAGCCCGGTGAGAAGGTGCTGCTCATCTCCGTGGCGCAGCTCAAGGCGCAGCAGCAGAAGAGCACCGAGCGGATGCGCCAGATGACCGGGGGAATGATTCCCGGCGCGGGCGGCGGCGCGGGCCCTCGCGGTGGTGGCGGAGCGCGGTAG
- a CDS encoding ABC transporter ATP-binding protein encodes MVIRVEGLRKDYKMGSEVVRALRGVDLTIRRNEYVAVMGPSGSGKSTFMNLIGCLDVPSGGQYWLNGQPVAGMSETELARIRNRELGFVFQSFNLLPRASALDNVALPLIYARVAKKERRERAAAMLEKVGLGSRKDHRPNELSGGQRQRVAIARALVTHPALLLADEPTGALDSKTGEEIMALFGELHSQGQTLMLVTHEADIAAFARRVLFLKDGVIERDERKRD; translated from the coding sequence GTGGTCATCCGCGTCGAGGGGCTGCGCAAGGACTACAAGATGGGCTCCGAGGTGGTGCGCGCGCTGCGCGGCGTGGACCTCACCATCCGCCGCAACGAATACGTGGCGGTGATGGGGCCGTCGGGCTCGGGCAAGTCGACATTCATGAACCTCATCGGCTGCCTCGACGTGCCGAGCGGCGGGCAGTACTGGCTCAACGGGCAGCCGGTGGCGGGCATGTCGGAGACGGAGCTGGCGCGCATCCGCAACCGCGAGCTGGGCTTCGTCTTCCAGAGCTTCAACCTGCTACCGCGCGCGTCGGCGCTGGACAACGTCGCGCTGCCGCTCATCTATGCGCGCGTGGCGAAGAAGGAGCGGCGCGAGCGCGCGGCGGCGATGCTGGAGAAGGTGGGCCTGGGCTCGCGCAAGGACCATCGGCCCAACGAGCTGTCGGGTGGCCAGCGCCAGCGCGTGGCCATTGCCCGCGCGCTGGTGACACACCCGGCGCTGCTGCTGGCGGACGAGCCCACGGGCGCGCTCGACAGCAAGACGGGCGAGGAAATCATGGCCCTCTTCGGCGAGCTCCACTCGCAGGGCCAGACGTTGATGCTCGTCACGCACGAGGCGGACATCGCGGCGTTTGCGCGGCGGGTGCTGTTCCTGAAGGACGGCGTCATCGAGCGGGACGAGCGGAAGCGGGACTGA
- a CDS encoding TolC family protein, translating into MTALALGLLGWVSAPGVVLAQQAAPAASPSQRPELAEPKRPSVSVTLEEAITRALKTNPQVAQAAGTVTNSEAAERSAFGAYLPSLSANASGSLASSERLDPETGAVSSGSNDTYSAGLSASWDVFTGGERGANQRQTKAQSSAAEAQLTAQRATAILDVERSFYEVLRAQGLEEVARSRIERAKQNAEAAERRLSVGSATRSDVLRSRLDLTTARESLLTAQTQRTSASLALGRLIGEDGPVDAKPLDNLEPKPLALTEEALVNEIVARAPSVLSAEANLRASEAGVGAAKSAYLPRVGLSAGYNWFNDDPAFTGGRTSWSVRLGLSYPIFDGFLREERVVRARTAASVSQTQLADTRRSVSAGVGQSLSQLHLTEERITFAKQSVEVAEEDVKVQTERYRLGATTILELLTSQESLVQAQTDLVAARFDYQIARAELEALAGRPL; encoded by the coding sequence ATGACAGCCCTGGCCCTGGGCCTCCTCGGGTGGGTGTCGGCGCCGGGCGTGGTGCTGGCGCAGCAAGCGGCCCCGGCCGCGTCGCCGTCGCAGCGCCCCGAGCTGGCCGAGCCGAAGCGCCCCTCGGTCAGTGTCACCCTCGAAGAGGCGATTACGCGGGCCCTGAAGACGAACCCCCAGGTGGCCCAGGCGGCCGGCACCGTGACGAACTCCGAGGCGGCAGAGCGCAGCGCCTTCGGTGCGTACCTGCCGAGCCTCTCCGCCAACGCGAGCGGCTCGCTCGCCAGCAGCGAGCGGTTGGACCCGGAGACGGGCGCGGTGTCGTCGGGCTCCAATGACACGTACAGCGCGGGCCTGTCGGCCTCGTGGGACGTCTTCACGGGCGGCGAGCGCGGGGCGAACCAGCGTCAGACGAAGGCCCAGTCGAGCGCGGCCGAGGCGCAGCTCACCGCGCAGCGCGCCACCGCGATTCTCGACGTGGAGCGTTCCTTCTACGAGGTGCTCCGCGCGCAGGGCCTGGAAGAGGTGGCGCGCTCGCGGATTGAGCGGGCGAAGCAGAACGCGGAGGCGGCGGAGCGGAGGCTGTCGGTGGGCTCGGCGACGCGCTCGGACGTGCTGCGCTCGCGGCTCGACCTGACGACGGCGCGCGAGTCGCTGCTCACCGCCCAGACGCAGCGCACGTCGGCGTCGCTGGCGCTGGGGCGGCTCATCGGCGAGGACGGCCCGGTGGACGCGAAGCCGCTCGACAACCTGGAGCCGAAGCCGCTGGCGCTCACGGAAGAGGCGCTGGTGAATGAAATCGTGGCGCGGGCGCCGTCGGTGCTCTCGGCGGAGGCGAACCTGCGCGCCTCGGAGGCGGGCGTGGGAGCGGCGAAGTCCGCCTACCTGCCCAGGGTGGGACTGTCCGCGGGCTACAATTGGTTCAACGACGACCCGGCCTTCACGGGTGGCCGCACGAGCTGGTCCGTGCGGCTGGGCCTCTCCTACCCCATCTTCGACGGCTTCCTCCGCGAGGAGCGCGTGGTGCGTGCGAGGACGGCGGCGTCGGTGTCGCAGACGCAGCTCGCGGACACGCGGCGCTCGGTGAGCGCGGGCGTGGGACAATCCCTGAGCCAGCTCCACCTCACCGAGGAGCGCATCACCTTCGCGAAGCAGTCCGTCGAGGTGGCCGAGGAGGACGTCAAGGTGCAGACGGAGCGCTACCGCCTGGGAGCCACCACCATCCTGGAGCTGCTGACGTCGCAGGAGAGCCTCGTCCAGGCACAGACTGACCTGGTGGCCGCGCGCTTCGACTACCAGATTGCCCGCGCCGAGTTGGAGGCGCTGGCCGGGAGGCCGCTGTGA
- a CDS encoding sensor histidine kinase, whose protein sequence is MSATSWWRRGPRMLWVAAVLMCAVLMSAAFFIRSSAMESSSLVTRGMANVLMLAGVEAFRDSVGTPSQEALDAFLASHREGGLRYVAIVQDGKVLISSGEGSVGEIIAQQDGPQLRMEGSRAQLMHRLRRPRPPASGEAPAVTAPPEQQDPRKMLRIAYDFEPLNAQELESRAQRLLIVAMVSCVGILALAYAFSRAQAQREALSEELERGRRLAALGTMSAVLAHELRNPLASLKGHAQLLAERVERDEMLRPKADRVVNEAVRLEQLLNDLLNFVRSGELRRVDADPNDVLRAAVETTGEASVEAHYLPSSTHWQLDAGRLQQALENVLRNAVQASPEGSRVEASVAQEGRSLVFTVKDHGPGIPPGEEERIFEPFVTGRLRGVGLGLAITRRIVELHGGTVSARSHANGGAEFRLTVPSRS, encoded by the coding sequence ATGAGCGCCACGTCGTGGTGGCGCCGAGGCCCCCGCATGTTGTGGGTGGCGGCGGTGCTGATGTGCGCGGTGCTGATGTCCGCCGCGTTCTTCATCCGCAGCTCGGCGATGGAGTCGTCGTCGCTGGTGACGCGCGGCATGGCCAACGTGCTGATGCTCGCGGGCGTGGAGGCCTTCCGGGACTCGGTGGGCACGCCGAGCCAGGAGGCACTCGACGCCTTCCTCGCGTCCCACCGGGAGGGCGGCCTGCGCTACGTGGCCATCGTCCAGGACGGGAAGGTGCTGATTTCGTCCGGAGAGGGCTCCGTGGGGGAAATCATCGCCCAGCAGGACGGCCCGCAATTGCGGATGGAGGGAAGCCGCGCCCAGCTCATGCACCGGTTGCGGCGGCCCCGTCCCCCGGCCTCTGGCGAGGCCCCCGCGGTGACGGCTCCACCGGAACAGCAGGACCCGCGCAAGATGCTGCGCATCGCCTATGACTTCGAGCCGCTCAACGCGCAGGAGCTGGAGTCGCGCGCGCAGCGGCTGCTCATCGTGGCCATGGTGTCGTGCGTCGGAATCCTCGCGCTGGCGTATGCCTTCTCCCGCGCGCAGGCCCAGCGCGAGGCATTGTCGGAGGAGCTGGAGCGCGGGCGGCGGCTCGCGGCCCTCGGTACCATGTCCGCGGTGCTCGCGCACGAGCTGCGCAACCCGCTCGCGTCACTCAAGGGCCACGCGCAGCTGTTGGCCGAGCGGGTGGAGCGCGACGAGATGCTGCGCCCCAAGGCGGACCGCGTGGTGAACGAGGCCGTGCGGCTGGAGCAGCTCCTGAATGACTTGCTCAACTTCGTGCGCAGCGGCGAATTGCGGCGCGTGGACGCGGACCCGAACGACGTGCTCCGCGCGGCGGTGGAGACCACGGGCGAGGCGAGCGTGGAGGCCCACTACCTGCCGTCGAGCACGCACTGGCAGCTCGACGCGGGGCGCCTGCAGCAGGCGCTGGAGAACGTGCTGCGCAACGCCGTGCAGGCCAGCCCCGAGGGCAGCCGCGTGGAGGCGAGCGTGGCGCAGGAGGGCAGGTCGCTCGTGTTCACCGTGAAGGACCACGGCCCGGGCATTCCCCCGGGCGAGGAGGAGCGCATCTTCGAGCCGTTCGTCACCGGTCGCCTGCGCGGCGTGGGGCTCGGGCTCGCCATCACCCGGCGCATCGTCGAGCTGCACGGCGGCACGGTGAGCGCGCGCAGTCACGCGAACGGAGGGGCGGAGTTCCGCCTCACCGTTCCTTCCCGGAGCTAG
- a CDS encoding sigma-54-dependent transcriptional regulator translates to MARILVADDEEGVRSFLAEALEFEGHAVTTAADGDEAARLLAKQGVDLLLTDLKMPGLDGLALLRKVREEQPDVEVIVLTAVGSVESAVAAMKAGAFEYLTKPVSSPAELRLTVARALERRSLLNFKAEARHSAGEVVLSWGAPSMGPVVEALRKVAPTQATVLLVGESGTGKEVAARALHQQSERAEGPFVAVNCAALTETLLESELFGHEKGAFTGAVAQRRGRIELAQGGTFFLDEVGELKAELQAKLLRVLQERRFERVGGTRTLEADVRWVAATNRDLRAMMARGEFREDLYHRLAVFPIRLPPLRERREDLKPLSELLLKRIGEELGRPGLRLSPEAAERLVDFPWPGNVRELRNALERAAILADGLVVEPRHLWLDPTGPAAAANGAAGSGAPAGASVEGARVPDTTLEELERMAIEQAIAAEGGNRKRAAQRLGIGLRTLYDKLRRYGMQ, encoded by the coding sequence ATGGCGCGAATCCTGGTGGCGGATGACGAAGAGGGCGTGCGCTCGTTCCTGGCCGAGGCGCTGGAGTTCGAGGGCCACGCGGTGACGACGGCCGCCGACGGTGACGAGGCGGCGCGGCTGCTCGCGAAGCAGGGCGTGGACCTGCTGCTGACGGACTTGAAGATGCCGGGCCTGGACGGGCTGGCGCTGCTGCGCAAGGTGCGCGAGGAGCAGCCGGACGTGGAGGTCATCGTCCTCACCGCCGTGGGCTCCGTGGAGAGCGCGGTGGCGGCGATGAAGGCCGGTGCCTTCGAGTACCTCACCAAGCCGGTAAGCAGTCCCGCCGAGCTGCGGCTCACGGTGGCGCGCGCGCTGGAGCGGCGCTCGCTGCTCAACTTCAAGGCGGAGGCCCGTCACTCGGCGGGCGAGGTGGTGCTGAGCTGGGGCGCGCCGTCCATGGGCCCGGTGGTGGAGGCGCTGCGCAAGGTGGCGCCCACGCAGGCCACGGTGCTGCTGGTGGGCGAGAGCGGCACCGGCAAGGAGGTGGCCGCGCGGGCCCTGCACCAGCAGAGCGAGCGCGCGGAGGGGCCCTTCGTCGCGGTCAACTGCGCGGCGCTGACGGAGACGCTGCTGGAGAGCGAGCTGTTCGGCCACGAGAAGGGCGCCTTCACGGGCGCGGTGGCCCAGCGACGCGGGCGCATCGAGCTGGCCCAGGGCGGCACCTTCTTCCTCGACGAGGTGGGCGAGCTGAAGGCGGAGCTCCAGGCGAAGCTGCTGCGCGTGTTGCAGGAGCGGCGCTTCGAGCGCGTGGGCGGCACGCGGACGCTGGAGGCCGACGTGCGCTGGGTGGCGGCGACGAACCGCGACCTCCGGGCGATGATGGCGCGTGGCGAGTTCCGCGAGGACCTCTACCACCGCCTCGCCGTGTTCCCCATCCGTCTGCCCCCGCTGCGCGAGCGGCGCGAGGACCTGAAGCCCCTCTCGGAGCTACTGCTCAAGCGCATCGGCGAGGAGCTGGGGCGCCCGGGGCTGCGGCTGTCTCCCGAGGCCGCCGAGCGCCTGGTGGACTTCCCGTGGCCGGGCAACGTGCGCGAGCTGCGCAATGCGCTGGAGCGCGCCGCCATCCTCGCGGACGGGCTGGTGGTGGAGCCGCGTCACCTGTGGCTGGACCCCACGGGGCCGGCGGCCGCCGCGAATGGCGCGGCCGGCTCCGGTGCTCCAGCGGGGGCTTCCGTCGAGGGGGCGCGGGTGCCGGACACGACGCTGGAGGAACTGGAGCGGATGGCGATTGAGCAGGCCATCGCGGCGGAGGGCGGCAACCGCAAGCGCGCCGCCCAGCGGCTGGGCATCGGACTGCGGACGCTCTACGACAAGCTGCGGCGCTACGGCATGCAGTGA
- a CDS encoding tetratricopeptide repeat protein, whose protein sequence is MGADLYREGLERLEAGDVEEGRRLLEAALRASPGDVAVMHGLARALDLAGERARAEELLELAHARAPDAPEPACDLAMFLLERGEEARAEQVLVPVLSALPSHPRANLHLALALAKTAPERARAHAAKARQGDEPEVREQAVALERVLASAASR, encoded by the coding sequence GTGGGAGCGGACCTGTATCGCGAGGGATTGGAGCGGCTGGAGGCGGGGGACGTGGAGGAGGGGCGCCGGCTGCTGGAGGCGGCGCTCCGGGCGTCGCCCGGGGACGTGGCGGTGATGCACGGCCTGGCGCGCGCATTGGATCTGGCGGGAGAGCGTGCCCGGGCCGAGGAGCTGCTGGAGCTCGCGCATGCCCGTGCGCCGGACGCGCCGGAGCCCGCGTGTGACCTGGCGATGTTCCTGCTGGAGCGTGGCGAGGAGGCGCGGGCGGAGCAGGTGCTCGTGCCCGTGCTGAGCGCGTTGCCATCGCATCCTCGAGCGAATCTGCACCTGGCCCTGGCCCTGGCGAAGACGGCGCCAGAGCGCGCGCGGGCCCATGCGGCGAAAGCACGCCAGGGCGATGAGCCCGAGGTGCGGGAGCAGGCGGTCGCGCTGGAGCGCGTGCTCGCCTCCGCCGCTTCACGCTGA